TAGTAATTGCACAAAGATTGCATCTTTGCTTGCCGATTCACTACTACAAGTAACAAGTACTATGATTTGGGAATCGACTGCAGGTTCGACGCTCGGAGATTCATGGAGGCCATGCGCGGGAGGCGGCTCATGTTCGTGGGGGACTCGCTGAACCGCAACCAGTGGGAGTCGCTGGTGTGCCTCGTCCAGCCCATTCTCTCCAAGGGCAGGAAGAAGATCGTCAAGCGGGGCTCCCTCACCATCTTCCACGCCAAGGAGTACCGCGCCACCCTCGAGTTCTACTGGGCGCCCTTCCTCGTCGAGTCCAACTCCGACAACCCCAAGATCCACAGCATCGAGCACCGGATCATCAGGCCCGACCGGATCGAGGGACACGCCAAGTACTGGAAGGACGTCGACTACCTCATCTTCAACACCTACATCTGGTGGATGAACACCGCTGACATGAAAGTCAGGTTGGTCTCCACCATCCACTTGGTCACTCCTTTCTGCTGGATTGACGCCCATATGATTCTCAACTGGAAAAGCCTAGCTTTCTTCAATCAAGCATTGGGATTGTGTTCTGAGGGTGCTGAATTTTTGCAGGAGACCAAATTCGAGGTACTGGTCACAGCACGACGAGGTTCCCAGGATTGAGGCATATGGGCGGGTGTTCAAGACGTGGTCTGATTGGCTCAATCACAACATTGATCCAGCCCGCACATCCGTCTTCTTCATGACAATTTCTCCTCTTCACATCAGGTGAACGAAAGCTGCATTCCTCCTTTTTCTCCCCTTTCCCTGGTACCATTGTGGACATTGATTAGTTCCTTTAGGAGTGATTTGCTATGCAACCTTGAACTTTGTGGACCACTGTCGGTTGAATAGGACTCCACAAGTAGGTAGGCTTGACTGAAGTGGTTTGTTAAGCCCAAAAATTGCCTTCTACAGAAGCAATGCTCCTCTTTTCTAGTCTTCAGGGCACAACGTCATTGTCCACTCTACCAAACTCTGTGGTCAATGTATGGAATTCAGCTGTTTGGTTAGTTCATGACCCATAAGAAAAATGATGACCTAGCTTATGGGTCTTGTAGTCCACATTTCTGCATGGATGTCAAGATGACTTCTTTCACTACTCACAAGTAGATATTTCTCGGATTCCTTGTATATGCAATCAGAAAGGGAGGGTGCTGTAGACTTGGTACCATGAATCCATGATATATACTGGCACTAATACTGAGAATTTTGAGTGTTTGAAGAATTAAAGACTGATGGAATCTTAAGTTAATAAGCGTCTCACTGTATTCCAGGTGTTTTGTGATTCACAAGATATATGGGATCTTAGGTTCATAAGCATCTGTAGACTAAAGTTCAATGAAATTAGTACGTAGGGTTGGTGGGGAGACCGTGTTAGGATCTCAACAAACTTCTATGTGGGCCTGGCTCACAATTAGGAAGGGAAAAGGCACCGTTTGGTTCAACAGCAAAAAGAGGACTGTTTCACATGTGGTGTGGTGTGGGTTAGCTGAGATTTCTGTGCGATTTTTTGCATCACAAGCAACATGAAAACTGGGATTTGACATGTAAACAAACATCtagacagaaaaaaaaaggagcccCACTGTTTCGGAATTGGCTTCTCTATTTGTCCTGATTCCTGATGGAGACTTAGACTGCGACTCTGTGACCACTTGTGGTGATGTGCTGGTGTGTTTTAGAGGTTAAAAAAGATAGATATATGGAATATGGATGAttacaaaggaaaaaagaaaactccCCTGTTAAAATTATGTTTGTGATGTCATGATCCAGGCTCATTTTTTGTCATTTTGTAATGTCATGCAATGACTATTAAAGTTGCTGTTCTGCTCGAGAAAGGAGGGGCTTCTTATCCTAGTAAAACTATTGGGCAGTTCATGCCATTGTAAGTTCAACTTGTGACCTTGGAAAAGTTTAATTTAGTCTTACAGAACTCTACTTTTACTAGGAGAATATCTACTTGAATGTTGCCTCCTAGTTGggctaaaagaaaaggaaaatatataATACATTTGGTGGAAGTGAAACGTAGTGGTCAGAGTAGTAAATCAATAGAGGTGTCCATTGACTTATCATCGATGCTGGCATCACCAATTAAATATTACGCAATTTTTATGTAGTGACCTGCAGTAAGTTACATACGCATACCGATTTCTTTCTTGTTGATACTTAATAATCCAGCCATTTTGATGAATGTGTAGCCTCTCTTAGAATCTTCTACTCTTCACGTCCGTTACATACTTTCATCTCCCATGTGGGTGTCAGCTAAAATGAGGCTAGTCAGGTGTTATATTAATCAATGTGGTATTTGTGAAGTTTGAAAAAACATAGTTCCGTTAATGCAGGACCAATGGCTTATTTAAACAGATTTAGTTGGCAGGCTTTATCATCAGGTTTCAACTCGTGCATTGTTAGACAAAGCTAACTTATTATTATAATAGTGAACATCTCTGGAGCAGAGTAAAATGTAGGCATCATGTGAGCCTTAAGTGCCGTGTAGCCAGCATTTTGCAAAAGTCAGTGTCGGTGCCTATAATACTAAATGTTTGCAAgtcatttttttctttggcaCTGAATCATATTGATTTCTTGGAGTGTTGGTTGATTTTATTCTGATGTACTCGTGTACCAgctgtaaaaaagaaaaggaacaaaaTGAAAGCAATTGTGGTTAGATGATGTCTGCATAAAACTAGCTTCATGTTTCCTATTGTTTTCGAGCAGGCTTTTCTTCACGCATCGATCTTTGCTAACGCGcgcttccttttttttgtttgcgaAAACAGCCCACAGAATTGGGGAAACCCGGAGGGGATCAGATGTGTGAAGGAGACGCTTCCATTCCAGAACTACAGCCAACCTCTGGACTTGTACCATGACATGCGGATGTTCGACATGGTGGTGAAGGTGGCCAGCTCCATGGACAAGGTCCCGGTCACGGTGATCAACATCACAAGGATGTCGGATTACCGGAAGGACGCCCACACGTCTCTGTACTCCATCCGgcaaggtaagctgctgacgcCGAAGCAGAAGGCGGACCCGGAGAAGTTCGCGGACTGCATCCACTGGTGCCTTCCCGGCGTGCCGGACGTGTGGAACCAGATACTCTACACCAGGATCCTTTCGAGATCATCCTGGCATTCTGGTTCTGCTGCGCCTCCTCCCTTGGAGTCCCTGCCCCTTCCTCGCCAGTGAAAATTTTAGCAGGGGGCTtgggtgttctttttttttttaccgcggCGTAGGAAAATGTATGGTTATTCAtcattttttcttccttttgggTAGATTGAGTAAAGGTTAGAGCCAAAAGGAAGTGGATGAGCTGACCACTGATGGAATGGCATGTAAGATGGCTCAGTTGTAGTGTAAATGAGTTGTGAGTTAGCCAATGAACGAACAGCGGCGCTCCTGTAGACAGTTTCCttctgaatatatatatatactactgTAGTTTCCAGGCAGAAATTAGCCATATATTTAACCTGTTTCCTGTTGGATGACACACAGGGGTGGTAAAGGGCCCTGATGGGTGGCTGTGCCATAattttatatgattttgaactaaaaatagatatAGCTGAATTGGATTGTGAATGAGGCATGAGGGACATGGGCCATTACCACCCCTACATACAGTGTATTGTAGTTTTCACGTAGAAATTagctatatgtatgtatgtatgtatataacCTGTTTCCTGTTGGATGACACACACGGGTGGTAAAGGATCCTAATGGGTGGCTGGGCATAattttatatgattttgaactaaaaaataGAAATAGATAGAGATAAGTTGGATTGTGAACGAGGCATAAcggccatgatccattaccactcTTACACAtagaatatatatatactacTGTAGTTTCCATGCAGAATTTAGTCATATATATAACCTGTTTCATGTTAGATGACACACAAGGGTGGTAAAGGGTCCTGTCGGGTCAATAAGGGCTGTGTCATAAtcttatatgattttgaactaaaagtAGATAGGGCAGAGTTCAATTGTGAATGAGGTATGAGGGACATGATCCATTAGCACTCTACACACAGCGCAAGGTTCGTATATATGCAGTGCTTCGTGTATACAGGAGGAGCATCatgtaaaataatattttttttctgaagaagAAAGTCACGGGCATGGAGCTACATCTTGGTTGTCCCAAGAACAACAGGTGCTACGCTTTTTTTAAGAACTTCTCGCAACTTTAAATGAAAAGGCTTCAATTTATTCTTGGGCCCTACGTGACTCTTGTGTTACAGCCGAGCCCAACACTCGTCTCCCTCATCCATGGGCTACAGCCCAGATCAGGCCTGCTCTTGTTCTTCAGTAGCCCAGCTGGCCTGAGCAGTTTTGGTTTGAGTCCACTAGTGGCCatgttttttcttgttgtaGTTTTCCAAATTCACCCTGATTAAGTCAGGTATTCCAAATACACCTCTAACATGTTATTAAGAATCCAACTTTACCAACAAAATACTAAGGCTTTTGCATAGGGGTGGACTCAAGGCCCGGCTACCCTGTGCATCTGCCTGGGCTCCGATGGTAGGAGTCTAGTTGTTCTCTTCTGCG
This portion of the Setaria viridis chromosome 7, Setaria_viridis_v4.0, whole genome shotgun sequence genome encodes:
- the LOC117864963 gene encoding xylan O-acetyltransferase 4 — its product is MAKPSPPTATGAPTDPPLPTTPKLPPRPAGLLDSLPSTGRSLLAAARRSPVTTLVVAFFLLALFMYGEDVRTIAELSIDDYLYPDADLYNVSGLPPLVLPPPTCDLSAGRWLFDNVSTPAYREKDCTFLTKQVTCLANGRPDDTWQYWKWQPNDCSLPAFDARRFMEAMRGRRLMFVGDSLNRNQWESLVCLVQPILSKGRKKIVKRGSLTIFHAKEYRATLEFYWAPFLVESNSDNPKIHSIEHRIIRPDRIEGHAKYWKDVDYLIFNTYIWWMNTADMKVRRPNSRYWSQHDEVPRIEAYGRVFKTWSDWLNHNIDPARTSVFFMTISPLHISPQNWGNPEGIRCVKETLPFQNYSQPLDLYHDMRMFDMVVKVASSMDKVPVTVINITRMSDYRKDAHTSLYSIRQGKLLTPKQKADPEKFADCIHWCLPGVPDVWNQILYTRILSRSSWHSGSAAPPPLESLPLPRQ